One window of Chitinophagales bacterium genomic DNA carries:
- a CDS encoding N-acetylmuramidase family protein, producing the protein MQKTISEAMYRQAAIELGCEIAAIKAVATVESRGSGFLPDGQPKILFEAHVFYEQLELHGLDPKQLMRDPTNRGLIAERYGQVRYGTESEQHRKLQRAVKIHRDAALASCSWGAFQVMAYQWKDLGYASLQDFINDAFEGADGHLRMFIAFIKYKKLQKYLIAKDWAGFALRYNGSAYKKNNYDTRMADAYAKLSK; encoded by the coding sequence ATGCAAAAGACAATAAGCGAAGCTATGTACAGGCAGGCTGCCATAGAGTTAGGCTGCGAAATAGCCGCGATCAAAGCGGTGGCAACGGTTGAAAGCCGGGGTAGCGGGTTCTTACCTGACGGACAGCCTAAGATACTTTTCGAGGCGCACGTATTCTATGAACAACTGGAACTGCACGGGCTTGATCCGAAACAGTTGATGCGTGACCCCACTAACCGGGGACTTATCGCGGAACGTTACGGGCAGGTAAGGTATGGTACAGAATCAGAACAGCACCGTAAACTACAACGGGCGGTTAAGATACACCGTGATGCAGCTTTGGCATCTTGTAGTTGGGGGGCTTTTCAGGTAATGGCATACCAGTGGAAAGACCTCGGGTATGCCAGCCTGCAGGACTTTATCAATGATGCGTTTGAAGGGGCTGACGGGCACCTGAGAATGTTTATAGCATTCATAAAATATAAGAAACTGCAGAAATACCTGATAGCTAAAGACTGGGCGGGGTTCGCACTGCGCTACAACGGGTCCGCTTACAAGAAAAATAACTACGATACCCGTATGGCAGATGCCTACGCTAAATTGTCAAAGTAA
- a CDS encoding DNA cytosine methyltransferase, translating into MALQRAGISVSKYYVSEVDKSAILVSSTNYPDIVQLGDVKGITIKSLPDVPDLLLAGSPCQGFSSAGKGLNFSDPRSALFFEFVRIWRELLGINPKARVLLENVVMRPTWRDIITIQARLLPPIMIDAALVSAQSRKRLYWTNIPGVTQPADRGILLKDILEPSDYFLGAPNKACIVSRRLNASGVREDYNKQIPITQCLEVRAYNPNKACTITTVDKDNVLSPLPPGRYRDAFKRNLPFRYYTQVELERLQGLPDGYTKPVSRATAVRLIGNAWNVDVITYIFDTILN; encoded by the coding sequence GTGGCACTACAACGGGCTGGTATCAGTGTTTCTAAATACTATGTGTCAGAGGTGGATAAATCGGCTATCCTTGTTAGCTCGACTAACTACCCTGACATTGTACAATTAGGTGACGTTAAGGGCATCACTATTAAGTCGTTGCCTGATGTACCTGATCTACTACTCGCAGGTTCTCCGTGTCAGGGGTTTTCCTCAGCAGGTAAAGGGCTTAATTTTAGTGACCCACGTAGTGCGTTGTTTTTTGAGTTTGTACGTATATGGCGTGAATTGCTGGGTATTAATCCTAAAGCGCGGGTATTACTTGAAAATGTAGTAATGCGTCCTACGTGGAGAGACATTATTACTATTCAGGCAAGATTACTGCCCCCTATAATGATAGATGCTGCATTGGTATCAGCACAATCGCGTAAGCGGTTGTATTGGACAAACATACCCGGTGTTACACAACCCGCGGATCGCGGTATATTGCTTAAGGATATACTGGAACCGTCTGATTATTTTTTGGGTGCCCCTAATAAGGCTTGTATAGTAAGTAGGCGTTTGAACGCATCTGGGGTGCGGGAGGACTATAATAAACAGATACCTATAACGCAGTGCTTAGAAGTCAGGGCGTATAACCCCAATAAGGCCTGTACCATCACTACGGTTGATAAGGATAATGTGTTGTCACCCTTACCCCCAGGCAGGTATAGGGATGCATTCAAGCGTAACCTACCGTTCAGGTACTATACACAGGTAGAGTTAGAGAGGCTGCAGGGGTTGCCTGACGGCTACACTAAGCCCGTATCAAGGGCAACGGCTGTGCGCCTTATAGGTAATGCGTGGAATGTTGATGTTATTACCTATATTTTTGATACTATACTAAATTAA
- a CDS encoding NAD(P)-dependent oxidoreductase: MANKDWTGNKRSTYAALGASNHVAHDREAHDYYATDPIAAELLMGLLPLSPNIWECACGAGHLSKVFAAAGFKVRSSDLIDRGYGKAGIDFLNWDKSFDGDIITNPPYKYAEEFVRKALSLVPDGRHVIMFLKTLFLESKGRQELFTEYPPKTVYVSSSRIKCAINGDFSQSGSSAVSYAWFVWEKGYSGITELKWFN; this comes from the coding sequence ATGGCAAATAAAGATTGGACGGGGAATAAGCGCAGTACGTATGCAGCACTCGGGGCATCCAACCATGTAGCACACGATAGGGAAGCGCACGACTATTATGCTACTGACCCAATTGCTGCAGAACTACTAATGGGGTTATTGCCGTTGTCCCCTAATATATGGGAGTGTGCGTGCGGTGCGGGGCATCTAAGTAAAGTATTTGCCGCTGCCGGGTTTAAGGTACGCAGTTCTGACCTAATAGATCGCGGCTACGGTAAAGCCGGTATAGATTTCCTTAACTGGGATAAATCGTTTGACGGGGATATTATTACAAACCCCCCGTACAAATACGCTGAAGAATTTGTACGAAAGGCATTGAGTTTAGTACCTGATGGCAGGCATGTTATTATGTTCCTAAAGACACTTTTCCTTGAATCCAAGGGCCGACAGGAATTGTTTACTGAGTATCCACCAAAAACTGTTTATGTATCATCCTCCCGTATAAAGTGTGCCATTAACGGGGATTTTTCACAGTCAGGCAGTAGTGCTGTGTCTTATGCCTGGTTTGTTTGGGAGAAAGGATACTCGGGTATAACAGAACTTAAATGGTTTAATTAA
- a CDS encoding AAA family ATPase: MFTLPPVKLKLAKPKRSIAMPDFSTLYPQQQDALQQIIGFMDDEATNLLMLDCPAGAGKSFLMSVFMEYFMVTGSGPKLVHTATTNKAVRVCVAMADYAHPSLEYMTVHSLLGLKEQIQMDGTIKFVQDYDRKMNKVDLSTYDLLVIDECSMLDSTLFTGDSQVKGLWEYAEDGLKVIFVGDQVQIPPVGTDDFTLFINRQRRKFRCQYVTMPDTVRQTSDSPILALTTKVRLNISSTAPFKPAENTVKDDMGVYVLDKSDTKGLDDLLRLLFTSQNFAVDSDFAKVIAWRNKTVDGINTRIRGMLYPESLQRIEPGERLIALDPVFDGDDIIASANEECTVISFRESVEDINDGQFVIPYYSTTVESIGIDGLPVRKVFRITTHEGEEVYEKLLGMMKAGAKAQIPGSREASAAWKQYYKFMRKFARVGYNYAITAHRSQGSTYDNAVVLEWDIRANRKERERNRILYTAFSRPRHRLFII, translated from the coding sequence ATGTTCACACTCCCACCCGTTAAACTAAAGTTGGCAAAGCCTAAGCGTAGTATAGCTATGCCTGACTTCTCAACGTTATACCCGCAACAGCAGGATGCATTACAGCAAATAATAGGGTTCATGGATGATGAGGCCACCAACCTGCTGATGCTGGATTGCCCCGCCGGTGCGGGTAAGTCCTTCCTCATGTCAGTATTCATGGAATACTTCATGGTCACCGGGTCAGGCCCTAAGCTGGTACACACCGCTACTACGAACAAAGCAGTACGGGTATGTGTGGCTATGGCTGATTATGCACACCCGAGTTTAGAGTACATGACCGTACACTCCCTGCTTGGCCTGAAAGAGCAGATACAGATGGATGGTACTATAAAGTTCGTACAGGACTACGATCGTAAGATGAATAAGGTGGACCTGTCAACATACGACCTGCTGGTGATAGATGAGTGTTCTATGTTGGACAGTACATTATTCACCGGGGATTCCCAGGTAAAAGGACTTTGGGAATACGCCGAGGACGGGTTAAAGGTGATATTCGTAGGAGATCAGGTACAAATCCCGCCAGTAGGTACGGATGATTTCACCCTATTCATTAACCGGCAGCGCAGGAAATTCAGGTGCCAGTACGTTACCATGCCTGATACGGTGAGGCAAACGTCTGATAGTCCTATACTCGCGTTAACCACCAAGGTACGATTGAACATATCATCCACCGCCCCGTTCAAACCAGCGGAAAATACCGTAAAGGATGACATGGGGGTGTATGTGCTGGATAAATCAGACACAAAGGGATTAGATGATCTGTTACGGCTGCTTTTCACTTCTCAGAACTTTGCAGTAGACAGCGACTTCGCTAAAGTAATAGCCTGGCGTAATAAAACGGTGGATGGTATAAATACCCGCATCCGGGGAATGCTGTACCCTGAGTCACTGCAACGCATAGAACCCGGTGAACGGTTGATAGCCCTTGACCCCGTATTTGACGGGGACGATATTATAGCGTCAGCCAATGAGGAGTGCACGGTCATATCATTCAGGGAGTCCGTTGAGGACATAAATGACGGACAGTTCGTTATACCTTACTACTCAACCACTGTAGAAAGTATAGGCATAGACGGGTTACCCGTACGTAAGGTATTCCGCATCACAACACACGAGGGTGAGGAAGTATATGAGAAACTGCTTGGTATGATGAAAGCGGGGGCTAAAGCTCAGATACCCGGTTCCCGGGAAGCGTCTGCAGCATGGAAGCAGTATTACAAGTTCATGCGCAAATTCGCCCGTGTGGGGTATAATTACGCGATAACTGCTCACCGCAGCCAGGGCAGTACCTATGATAACGCGGTGGTGCTGGAATGGGACATCCGTGCTAACAGAAAAGAACGGGAACGTAACCGTATTCTGTATACCGCATTCAGCCGCCCCCGTCACCGATTATTCATTATTTAA
- a CDS encoding DUF2693 domain-containing protein, which produces MFELKATHIGDPALRVDNATAADPVQLQELALDRMNHGVCIFSYTKKDGSVKQTVGTLHPALLNDAKETAKLRQVRNLAESITSAYRLDESDSESDGSSFFSSIQPHIEALDKLISPTVGRKAPTPNPDWQNYFDLIAMDWRKYRKDDLLSVLEL; this is translated from the coding sequence ATGTTTGAACTAAAAGCAACACACATCGGGGACCCGGCACTACGGGTAGACAACGCAACCGCTGCAGACCCCGTACAATTACAGGAACTGGCACTGGACCGCATGAATCACGGGGTATGCATATTCTCATACACCAAAAAAGACGGGAGTGTTAAACAGACCGTAGGTACACTACACCCGGCATTACTGAATGATGCTAAAGAAACAGCTAAGTTACGGCAGGTGCGCAACCTGGCTGAGAGCATTACCAGTGCGTATAGGCTGGATGAGTCTGATTCAGAGAGTGACGGGTCCTCATTCTTTAGTTCCATACAACCGCATATAGAAGCACTCGACAAGCTCATTTCTCCAACGGTAGGTCGTAAGGCACCTACACCTAACCCCGATTGGCAGAACTATTTTGACTTAATCGCTATGGACTGGCGTAAGTACCGAAAGGATGACCTGCTGTCCGTGCTGGAACTATAA
- a CDS encoding co-chaperone GroES → MNTTDQTEYTYSQKNGKYYETSKAPHGIPVTTQVSRMKYAIGACPDFGVFDDRVLIMPDPEGEEKVSQSGIITAINKKKEDEKTHWGVVLAVGTNLEGRVIEVNPGDYVAYSRFAGNELEIDGQVYKLVRGTDIFGIDRRPEPAIEIPEKDSDTAE, encoded by the coding sequence ATGAATACAACAGATCAGACAGAGTACACGTACTCACAGAAAAACGGGAAGTACTACGAAACATCCAAAGCACCGCACGGTATACCTGTTACAACGCAGGTGAGTCGTATGAAATATGCCATCGGGGCTTGCCCTGATTTCGGGGTGTTCGATGACCGTGTGCTTATCATGCCCGACCCAGAGGGTGAGGAAAAAGTATCACAGAGTGGTATCATCACCGCCATCAACAAAAAGAAAGAGGATGAGAAAACACATTGGGGTGTGGTACTTGCCGTAGGAACTAACCTGGAAGGCCGGGTGATAGAAGTTAATCCGGGGGACTACGTTGCTTATTCCCGTTTTGCGGGGAATGAACTTGAAATAGATGGGCAGGTGTACAAGCTGGTGCGTGGTACTGATATATTCGGTATTGACCGCCGTCCTGAGCCTGCTATCGAAATACCCGAAAAGGATTCCGATACAGCCGAATGA
- a CDS encoding LysR family transcriptional regulator: MTLKQLEYLRVAVTAGTLKQAAKVLGISQPAVTTGISALETSLNVQLINRTAGNTGSIITTTEAGEKILGYAKDVQNLLDTIAQTAREYEKTCPLPGTKSVPANTGNKTSG, translated from the coding sequence ATGACACTAAAACAACTGGAATACCTACGGGTAGCGGTAACAGCGGGGACTTTAAAGCAGGCAGCAAAAGTACTCGGCATCTCTCAGCCTGCGGTGACCACGGGTATATCCGCACTGGAAACTTCATTAAACGTTCAACTCATTAACCGTACTGCGGGGAACACTGGTTCGATCATAACCACCACCGAAGCGGGGGAAAAAATATTAGGATATGCTAAAGACGTTCAGAACTTACTTGATACTATTGCACAGACTGCCCGTGAATATGAAAAGACTTGCCCGCTACCAGGCACTAAAAGCGTACCGGCAAACACGGGTAATAAAACCAGCGGGTAA